Part of the Aureitalea marina genome, CAGGTGTTGAACAGACCCATCCCGGTTTCTGATGTCCTTCCAAACTTCCGGAGTGTCCATGCCTTTCTCCTGCAGTAATTCCACAAGGAAAGGATTCTTAATGGTGGTTTTGATCTTGGCAATATCTTTTACATAAATATTGGACCAGATAGGTTCTATACCCTGGGAAACCTGACCCAGTATAAAGGCAGAAGAAGTTGTAGGCGCAACCGCATTCAGGGTAGCATTCCTTCTTCCATAACCCTCCAGAACCTTGGGCTCACCAAAACGCTGAGCCAATGACTCTGATGCTTTATTGGATCGCTCTTTGATCGCGGCAAAGATCTCACTGTTCAGATCGTAGGCTTCCTGGCTATCGAAGGGATATCGCTTGGACTGTAGCAGTGAATGCCAGCCCAGTACTCCCAGACCTAAGGCACGATTCTCCTTTGCGAAGTTATATGCCCGCTCCATAAAGAGGAAGGTCTGTTGGTCGTCCTTATTTGGAGAATCTCTATAGCTTTCCAGCTTTTCCAGGAACTCGGTGATGATGGCATCCAGGAAATGCACCATGGTCTCTACTGCATCGGTGTCCTTCCACTTGTCATAATGCAGCACGTTGATGCTGGACAAGACGCAGACAAATGACCAGTCGTCATTGGACGGTAGCATGATCTCCGTACACAGGTTACTTGCGTAGATGGGTAGATTCTTGTCCCGGTATACATCGGCAGCGCCATTGTTGGCATTGTCCGTAAAGAAAATGTAAGGATATCCCATTTCTCCTCTGCACTGCAGCACCTTGGCCCAAACCGTTCGTTTCTCTACATCACCATCTATCATGGATTGCATCCACTCATTCGAAACGGTTACACCGTGGGTCAGTTCCTGAATGGGATTCCCTTCTGTTCCTATCTCCAGGAATTCCATGATATCTTGGTGATCAATCGGTAAATAGGGTGAGAATCGGCCTCTTCTCACAGATCCCTGACTAACCACATCCACCATGGATTCGAACAGACGCATGATGTGAACTGCCCCTGAAGCCTCCCCATTGTTCTTGATAGGTGCTCCTCTGTGGCGGATCTTACCAAAGTAGCCTGATGTTCCCCCTCCGAGTTTGGACATCATTCCAACCTCAGATTGGGTGTAAAGAATGTTCCCAATGTCGTCATCGATGTGAGACCCAAAGCAACTAATGGGCAGCCCACGACGCTTTCCAAAATTAGACCATACCGGAGATGCCAGGGAATAAAATCCTTCTGACATATAACCGTAGAACTTATCACTGAATCCTGGTATACCCAAAATGGATTCTGCTCTGTCTGCTATTTCGCGAATCCGGCTCTCCGGGGTTGCACCTGGGGTAAGATATCCCGCAGCAAGGAAATGTCGGCTGTGTTCATTTAGCCAATCAAACCCTCCAACACTGGTATTTGCGTCAGCTTGGTTAAGTGCTTCTTTTCGGGCGTTAAGTAGATCTTGACTAGGGCTTGCCTTTTGGGCAATATTTTGGTCGGGGGATTTTTGTGTCTGCATAGATTAAAAAAGGTCGTCGGAGGTTATACTTTGTGTTCTTTTGCTGTAATTGATGGAGCGCTTCACGAAGAAGTCACCGTGTTTGGTGCCAATGATCTCGTCGTCAAACCACTCGGTTTGCGCTACCAATTCCTGGTCCACCTCGAAGATCTTCTCGATTCCGATGCTTTCCAGGGAATTGTTGAATCTGTTCTTCAGGAATTCAATGACCACGTCTTTTGGCAGGAATTCCAATTCACCTGCTTCGAAAATCCAGTCTACGATGTCGCTTTCAGCCTCGAAGGCTTGCTTGCACATCTCCTGAATGTTCGTCTGATAGCCATCAGCAAACCATTGGGGGTTCTCGTCTCGTAGAACTTTGATCAGATCGATTCCGAAATCGCCATGGATTTGTTCTTCCTTAGAGGTGGCTTCCACCACATTGGAGATCCCTTTCAGCATGTTCTTATGTTTATTGAAGGCCATGATGATGAGGAATTGAGAGAACAGGCTCACGTGCTCAATGAAGAGCGAGAATAGCAATATGCTTTCGGCAAACTGTCGGTTGTCTTCACTTTTGGAGTTTCTCAAGGACTTCTCCAGATACTGAACCCGTTTCATGATGACGGGAACTTTCTTAAGGGATTTGAACTCCTTGTTCAAGCCTAGAATCTCAAGCAAGTGCGAATAGGCATCGGCATGACGTACCTCACTCTCGGCAAAGGTGGCTCCAACAGCTCCAATTTCAGGTTTGGGCATGCGGGCATACAGATTTCCCCAAAACGATTTAACTGCAACTTCGATCTGGGAAATGGCCAACATAGTGTTCTTGATAGCATTTCGTTCGACCTC contains:
- a CDS encoding ribonucleotide-diphosphate reductase subunit beta, giving the protein MSIEYIIKRDFSEVSFDLEKITQAILKAMKAVDTGSYEDAQNVAIAVYQGLLERKEKDADYIPMVEEVQDMVETKLMLSAFPDAAKAYILYRNKRAQERKSDIFEKRLSLKPYEYPQLYEYVPAIRHSYWIHTEFNFTSDIQDFKSSLTEVERNAIKNTMLAISQIEVAVKSFWGNLYARMPKPEIGAVGATFAESEVRHADAYSHLLEILGLNKEFKSLKKVPVIMKRVQYLEKSLRNSKSEDNRQFAESILLFSLFIEHVSLFSQFLIIMAFNKHKNMLKGISNVVEATSKEEQIHGDFGIDLIKVLRDENPQWFADGYQTNIQEMCKQAFEAESDIVDWIFEAGELEFLPKDVVIEFLKNRFNNSLESIGIEKIFEVDQELVAQTEWFDDEIIGTKHGDFFVKRSINYSKRTQSITSDDLF
- a CDS encoding ribonucleoside-diphosphate reductase subunit alpha, giving the protein MQTQKSPDQNIAQKASPSQDLLNARKEALNQADANTSVGGFDWLNEHSRHFLAAGYLTPGATPESRIREIADRAESILGIPGFSDKFYGYMSEGFYSLASPVWSNFGKRRGLPISCFGSHIDDDIGNILYTQSEVGMMSKLGGGTSGYFGKIRHRGAPIKNNGEASGAVHIMRLFESMVDVVSQGSVRRGRFSPYLPIDHQDIMEFLEIGTEGNPIQELTHGVTVSNEWMQSMIDGDVEKRTVWAKVLQCRGEMGYPYIFFTDNANNGAADVYRDKNLPIYASNLCTEIMLPSNDDWSFVCVLSSINVLHYDKWKDTDAVETMVHFLDAIITEFLEKLESYRDSPNKDDQQTFLFMERAYNFAKENRALGLGVLGWHSLLQSKRYPFDSQEAYDLNSEIFAAIKERSNKASESLAQRFGEPKVLEGYGRRNATLNAVAPTTSSAFILGQVSQGIEPIWSNIYVKDIAKIKTTIKNPFLVELLQEKGMDTPEVWKDIRNRDGSVQHLEFLTDHEKEVFKTYSEIDQMHVIYQAANRQNHIDQGQSLNIIVHPDMPTKEINKIHVTAWKLGVKSLYYQHSMNAAQKFRQKKECASCEA